A part of Natator depressus isolate rNatDep1 chromosome 18, rNatDep2.hap1, whole genome shotgun sequence genomic DNA contains:
- the UBXN10 gene encoding UBX domain-containing protein 10, whose amino-acid sequence MATVAPLNIVPSECNTTLGTAEAFIWRSNTINMHVTRPKSAKGRTRSSLNYSHSVEAYSYRVPSSPQPAAPYEAASNQRASSTKPSYQPGQVSPDEIPELLQQVPLRTSSSLNKYRVLPSISRKGLGKSAVETVIEQTNKLKMSSRQEEEQPSKALPGEGKSTGIMTENEGARGEYSKVQPPISEKKPLRKTREESSSSSVLNLEEPLKKEPRLLLAVRSPSGQRFEHHFRPTDSLQTVLAVAEQKHTTKYKHCRVETMEVPRRSFPDLTKSLQECGIPHKSVLCILQEVQDGDL is encoded by the coding sequence ATGGCCACAGTAGCACCTCTGAACATAGTACCATCTGAATGCAACACCACTTTGGGCACTGCAGAAGCTTTCATTTGGAGGTCAAACACCATCAATATGCATGTTACCCGGCCGAAATCTGCCAAGGGACGTACAAGATCAAGCTTGAATTACTCCCATAGTGTGGAGGCCTATTCTTATAGAGTGCCATCCTCCCCTCAGCCAGCAGCTCCCTATGAAGCAGCAAGCAATCAAAGAGCATCATCTACCAAACCATCTTACCAGCCTGGGCAGGTGTCTCCTGATGAAATCCCAGAGCTCCTCCAACAAGTACCCTTGAGGACCTCCTCTTCCCTAAATAAGTACAGAGTGCTCCCGTCCATCAGCAGGAAGGGCTTGGGGAAGAGTGCTGTGGAAACAGTGATCGAACAGACCAACAAACTGAAAATGAGTAgtagacaggaggaggagcaaccATCCAAAGCTCTTCCTGGAGAGGGAAAATCCACTGGTATAATGACAGAGAATGAAGGGGCTAGAGGGGAATACTCAAAAGTCCAACCTCCCATTTCTGAGAAGAAGCCGTTAAGGAAAACAAGAGAAGAAAGCTCTTCCTCATCAGTTTTAAACTTGGAGGAGCCACTGAAGAAAGAACCAAGACTGCTGCTTGCCGTTAGGTCTCCTTCTGGTCAAAGATTTGAACATCACTTCAGGCCTACAGACAGCCTTCAGACGGTCCTTGCTGTGGCAGAACAAAAGCACACAACCAAATACAAACACTGTCGTGTTGAAACGATGGAAGTGCCTAGGAGGAGCTTTCCTGACCTTACAAAGTCCCTGCAAGAGTGCGGGATCCCACACAAGTCAGTGTTGTGCATTCTCCAGGAAGTGCAAGATGGAGATCTCTAA